One Paenarthrobacter aurescens TC1 DNA window includes the following coding sequences:
- a CDS encoding putative glyoxalase family protein (identified by match to protein family HMM PF00903) — MDTEKLAPAGRNRGPRIASIMVNAADAARLSAFWSELLDMPVAAEHEGYIWLRPAEPGLPQLAFQQVSTPTEGRRRLHLDLHDADPSALRRKAETLGATFVEAHDIGDFHWDVMQDPEGNEFCIAQE; from the coding sequence ATGGATACCGAAAAACTCGCACCTGCCGGGCGCAACCGGGGACCCAGAATCGCGTCCATCATGGTTAACGCCGCCGACGCTGCCCGCCTGTCAGCTTTCTGGTCGGAGCTGCTGGACATGCCCGTAGCAGCGGAACATGAAGGTTACATCTGGCTTCGGCCGGCTGAACCGGGCCTGCCGCAACTGGCATTCCAACAAGTCTCCACACCCACCGAAGGGCGACGTCGCCTGCACCTGGACCTTCACGACGCAGATCCCTCAGCGCTGCGGCGCAAAGCTGAGACGTTGGGGGCTACTTTCGTGGAGGCGCACGACATCGGAGATTTCCACTGGGACGTCATGCAGGATCCCGAGGGCAACGAATTTTGCATAGCCCAGGAGTAG
- a CDS encoding putative integral membrane protein: protein MSILFNILVFLHIVGAAMIVGYWIATLKAPTVHPRQRDGAFLQLLTGIAMMGVFPLLPDADPNYFKLGVKFAIGVAVAVLAVIGSRKVKNGEPVSTGLAHGVGGLALINIAIATLWN, encoded by the coding sequence ATGAGTATTCTCTTCAACATCCTGGTGTTCTTGCACATCGTCGGCGCAGCCATGATTGTGGGTTATTGGATCGCCACCCTCAAGGCGCCGACGGTCCACCCACGTCAGCGCGATGGCGCCTTCCTGCAGCTCCTCACAGGCATCGCCATGATGGGTGTATTCCCCTTGCTGCCTGACGCCGATCCCAACTACTTCAAGCTCGGCGTCAAGTTCGCCATTGGTGTGGCCGTAGCAGTTCTCGCAGTTATCGGCTCCCGCAAGGTGAAGAACGGCGAACCGGTGTCTACCGGCCTGGCCCACGGAGTGGGCGGCCTGGCATTGATCAACATCGCGATCGCCACCCTCTGGAACTAA
- a CDS encoding putative 2-oxoglutarate dehydrogenase, E2 component, dihydrolipoamide succinyltransferase (identified by match to protein family HMM PF00198; match to protein family HMM PF00364; match to protein family HMM PF02817; match to protein family HMM TIGR02927): MSESVNLPALGESVTEGTVTRWLKQVGDRVEIDEPLLEVSTDKVDTEIPSPISGVIEEILVAEDETAEVGAPLVRIGDGSGSAAPAAEEAPAEQAAPAEEAPAAPAAEEAPAAEAPAASGEGHEVTLPALGESVTEGTVTRWLKAVGDTVEVDEPLLEVSTDKVDTEIPSPVAGTLQEIRVSDDETAEVGSVLAVIGSGAAAPASAPAPAAPAAEAPAAPAAAPAPAAAPAAPAAAPAPAAPAAAPAPAAAPAAPAAEGSSESGYVTPLVRKLANQHGVDIASVSGTGVGGRIRKQDVLAAAEAKQAAAAPAAAAPAAAPAAKAAAPVVPSSLRGTTEKAPRIRQVIARRMRESLEVSTQLTQVHEVDMTKIAKLRLKAKNSFQAQNGVKLTFLPFIAKAVAEALKQHPKLNAAYDESKQEITYHNAEHLAIAVDTDKGLLVPVISDAGNLNLAGLAGKIADVAGRTRDGKIGPDELSGGTFSITNIGSVGALFDTPIINQPQVGILGTGAIVKRAVVVADENGDDSIAIRSMMYLSLTYDHRLVDGADAGRFLQTLKARLEEGAFEADLGL; this comes from the coding sequence ATGTCTGAATCCGTTAACTTGCCCGCCCTCGGTGAGAGTGTCACCGAAGGAACCGTCACCCGCTGGCTCAAGCAGGTTGGTGACCGGGTAGAGATCGACGAGCCGTTGCTCGAGGTTTCAACCGACAAAGTAGACACCGAAATCCCTTCTCCGATCTCAGGCGTCATCGAAGAAATCCTCGTCGCTGAAGACGAGACGGCCGAAGTGGGCGCCCCCTTGGTCCGCATCGGCGACGGCTCCGGTTCAGCTGCTCCGGCAGCTGAGGAAGCCCCTGCAGAGCAGGCTGCACCGGCCGAGGAAGCTCCTGCCGCCCCCGCCGCTGAAGAAGCACCAGCAGCTGAAGCGCCCGCCGCTTCGGGTGAAGGCCACGAAGTGACCCTCCCGGCATTGGGCGAGAGCGTCACCGAAGGTACTGTCACCCGCTGGCTCAAGGCCGTTGGCGACACCGTGGAGGTCGACGAACCGCTCCTCGAGGTCTCCACCGACAAGGTAGACACCGAAATTCCTTCCCCGGTTGCCGGCACCCTGCAGGAAATCCGTGTCAGCGATGACGAGACAGCAGAGGTTGGCTCCGTTCTGGCCGTCATCGGTTCCGGCGCAGCTGCGCCTGCATCTGCTCCCGCTCCGGCTGCACCTGCGGCTGAGGCACCGGCCGCTCCCGCTGCTGCACCCGCCCCGGCTGCTGCTCCGGCTGCTCCGGCCGCTGCACCCGCCCCGGCCGCTCCGGCAGCCGCGCCTGCTCCCGCCGCAGCTCCGGCTGCTCCCGCGGCTGAAGGTTCTTCGGAATCCGGCTACGTCACTCCCCTGGTCCGTAAGCTTGCCAACCAGCACGGCGTGGACATCGCTTCGGTCTCCGGCACCGGCGTCGGTGGCCGCATCCGTAAGCAGGATGTTCTGGCTGCTGCGGAAGCAAAGCAGGCAGCCGCAGCCCCCGCTGCAGCTGCTCCGGCCGCAGCACCGGCAGCCAAGGCCGCTGCCCCCGTGGTCCCATCCTCCTTGCGTGGCACCACTGAGAAGGCCCCGCGTATCCGTCAGGTCATTGCCCGCCGCATGCGCGAGTCCCTTGAGGTCTCCACTCAGCTGACACAGGTGCACGAGGTCGACATGACCAAGATCGCCAAGCTCCGCCTCAAGGCCAAGAACTCGTTCCAGGCCCAGAACGGCGTCAAGCTGACCTTCCTGCCGTTCATCGCCAAGGCTGTGGCCGAGGCCCTGAAGCAGCACCCCAAGCTGAACGCTGCTTACGACGAGTCGAAGCAGGAAATCACCTACCACAACGCCGAACACCTGGCGATCGCCGTCGACACTGACAAGGGCCTACTGGTTCCCGTCATTTCCGACGCCGGCAACCTGAACCTCGCCGGCCTGGCCGGCAAGATCGCCGATGTCGCAGGCCGTACCCGCGATGGCAAGATCGGCCCGGACGAACTGTCCGGTGGCACGTTCAGCATCACCAACATCGGCTCCGTTGGTGCACTGTTTGATACCCCGATCATCAACCAGCCGCAGGTAGGCATTCTCGGAACCGGTGCGATCGTCAAGCGCGCCGTCGTGGTTGCCGACGAAAACGGTGACGACTCGATCGCCATCCGCTCCATGATGTACCTGTCCCTCACGTACGACCACCGCCTGGTGGACGGTGCTGATGCCGGACGCTTCCTGCAGACCCTCAAGGCCCGCCTTGAAGAAGGCGCTTTCGAAGCAGACCTCGGTCTCTAA
- the lpdA gene encoding dihydrolipoamide dehydrogenase (identified by match to protein family HMM PF00070; match to protein family HMM PF01266; match to protein family HMM PF02852; match to protein family HMM PF07992; match to protein family HMM TIGR01350) — MGRWFAKVNSIVTNARELRCWHNHGRTSSKDQMARSPVSSFTRGSVLVADQATAQEFDILVLGGGSGGYATALRAVQLGFTVGLVEKAKLGGTCLHNGCIPTKALLHSAELADHARDSAKYGVNVTLDSIDMSAVNAYKDGIIAGKFKGLQGLIKSKGITVIEGEGKLQGNNTVVVNGTSYTGKNIVLATGSYSRSLPGLEIGGKVITSDQALTMDYIPKSAIVLGGGVIGVEFASVWKSFGVDVTIIEGLPSLVPNEDASIVKNLERAFKKRGIKFTTGIFFQGVEQNDDGVKVTLVDGQTFEADLLLVAVGRGPVTANLGYEEAGITIDRGFVITNERLHTGVGNIYAVGDIVPGVQLAHRGYQQGIFVAEEIAGLNPAIVEDINIPKVTYCEPEIATVGYTEKAAKEKFGDDQVQTQEYNLAGNGKSSILGTGGIVKLVRQKDGPVVGIHMIGSRMGEQIGEAQLIVNWEAYPEDVAQLVHAHPTQNESLGEAHLALAGKALHG, encoded by the coding sequence ATGGGTAGGTGGTTCGCTAAGGTGAACTCGATAGTCACAAATGCAAGAGAACTTAGGTGCTGGCATAATCACGGCAGAACAAGTTCCAAAGACCAGATGGCACGCAGTCCCGTGTCATCATTCACGCGAGGGAGCGTTTTAGTGGCCGATCAGGCAACTGCGCAAGAATTCGACATCCTGGTACTCGGTGGCGGCAGCGGCGGCTACGCCACTGCCCTGCGGGCCGTACAGCTTGGGTTCACCGTTGGCCTTGTGGAAAAGGCAAAGCTCGGCGGAACCTGCCTGCACAACGGTTGTATCCCCACCAAGGCACTCCTGCACTCGGCCGAACTGGCCGACCACGCACGGGATTCCGCCAAGTACGGCGTGAATGTCACGCTCGACAGCATCGACATGTCGGCCGTGAACGCGTACAAGGACGGCATCATCGCCGGTAAGTTCAAGGGCCTCCAAGGACTGATCAAGTCCAAGGGCATCACCGTCATCGAGGGTGAAGGCAAGCTTCAGGGCAACAACACTGTCGTCGTGAACGGCACCTCCTATACGGGCAAGAACATCGTCCTGGCCACGGGTTCGTACTCCCGTTCACTTCCCGGCTTGGAAATCGGCGGCAAGGTCATCACCTCGGACCAAGCCCTCACCATGGACTACATCCCCAAGAGCGCCATCGTCCTGGGCGGCGGCGTCATCGGCGTCGAGTTCGCGTCCGTCTGGAAGTCCTTCGGCGTGGACGTCACCATCATTGAGGGCCTCCCCTCCTTGGTTCCCAACGAGGACGCCTCGATCGTCAAGAACCTTGAGCGTGCCTTCAAGAAGCGCGGCATCAAGTTCACCACCGGCATCTTCTTCCAGGGCGTTGAGCAGAACGACGACGGCGTCAAGGTCACCTTGGTTGATGGCCAGACGTTCGAAGCCGACCTCCTGCTCGTAGCCGTTGGCCGCGGTCCGGTGACCGCCAACCTTGGTTACGAAGAAGCAGGCATCACCATCGACCGTGGCTTCGTCATCACCAACGAACGCCTCCACACCGGCGTTGGCAACATCTACGCCGTCGGCGACATCGTCCCCGGCGTCCAGCTCGCGCACCGCGGCTACCAGCAGGGAATCTTCGTCGCCGAGGAAATCGCCGGCCTGAACCCGGCAATCGTCGAGGACATCAACATCCCCAAGGTCACCTACTGCGAACCTGAAATCGCCACGGTGGGCTACACAGAAAAAGCCGCCAAGGAGAAGTTCGGCGACGACCAGGTGCAGACCCAGGAATACAACCTTGCCGGCAACGGCAAGAGCTCAATCCTCGGCACCGGTGGCATCGTCAAGCTCGTACGCCAGAAGGATGGCCCCGTGGTTGGCATCCACATGATCGGCTCCCGCATGGGCGAGCAGATCGGTGAAGCCCAGCTGATCGTGAACTGGGAAGCCTACCCGGAGGACGTGGCCCAGCTGGTCCACGCCCACCCCACCCAGAACGAAAGCCTGGGCGAAGCCCACCTTGCCCTCGCGGGCAAGGCACTCCACGGCTAA
- a CDS encoding putative cytosol aminopeptidase (identified by match to protein family HMM PF00883; match to protein family HMM PF02789) — translation MVKTTDIILGIIAKDLKKSPSDALVIGVAQGADGPVLLSNPLSAKAAESLAGSLQLLGITGAADQAHRLPGLPETGSGILVLAGVGKLSDDGSLSEEALRRAAGSAVRQLAGTSSVTLALPTATLADVAAVAEGAALGAYSYTEHRSSKDGLKAPVAKALIFSDVEAKSAQPAFDRAIVLARAVNTTRTLVNQPPSHLYPESFAESAKELAKGLPVKITVWDEKRLEKEGFGGILGVGKGSTRQPRLVKVEYAPAKATKKIALVGKGITFDTGGISIKPALGMGDMKSDMAGAAVVLNTVLAIASLGLPLKATAWLCIAENMPSGAAARPADVFTIYGGKTVEVLNTDAEGRLVMADGIVAASLEKPDAIIDVATLTGAQLIALGLRTAGVMGSDSVTAALKSAADRAGELVWPMPLPEELRPSLDSQVADLANIGERNGGMMTAAVFLREFVGKNDDGQQIPWAHVDIAGPSFNNGAPYGYTPKQGTGCTVRTLVAYAEDLLAVSA, via the coding sequence GTGGTCAAGACTACTGACATCATCCTGGGCATCATCGCCAAGGACCTGAAAAAGTCCCCCAGCGACGCGCTGGTGATTGGCGTCGCGCAAGGCGCGGACGGGCCGGTATTGCTTTCCAACCCGCTGAGCGCGAAGGCCGCCGAATCCCTTGCGGGTTCCTTGCAGCTTTTGGGGATCACCGGCGCAGCAGACCAGGCGCACCGCCTTCCGGGCCTTCCGGAAACAGGCTCCGGGATTCTTGTTCTTGCCGGCGTCGGGAAGCTGTCCGATGACGGCAGCCTCAGCGAAGAAGCGCTGCGGCGTGCGGCGGGATCCGCTGTGCGCCAGCTTGCCGGTACCTCTTCGGTCACCTTGGCCCTTCCGACGGCGACCCTCGCCGATGTCGCAGCCGTCGCCGAAGGAGCCGCCCTGGGCGCGTACTCCTACACAGAGCACCGTTCCAGCAAGGATGGACTGAAGGCACCAGTAGCCAAGGCCCTGATTTTCTCAGATGTCGAAGCCAAGTCTGCCCAACCGGCATTTGATCGGGCGATTGTCCTCGCTCGTGCCGTGAACACCACCCGCACCCTGGTCAACCAGCCGCCGAGCCACCTTTATCCCGAGTCGTTCGCCGAGTCCGCCAAGGAACTCGCCAAGGGCCTTCCGGTCAAAATCACGGTCTGGGATGAAAAGCGCCTGGAAAAGGAAGGCTTCGGAGGTATTCTCGGCGTCGGCAAGGGGTCCACCCGCCAACCGCGCCTCGTCAAGGTGGAATACGCCCCCGCCAAGGCCACAAAGAAGATTGCACTCGTGGGCAAGGGCATCACTTTCGACACCGGCGGCATTTCCATTAAGCCGGCCCTCGGCATGGGCGACATGAAGAGCGACATGGCGGGTGCCGCCGTCGTACTTAACACGGTCCTGGCCATCGCCTCCCTTGGCCTGCCCCTGAAGGCAACTGCCTGGCTCTGCATCGCGGAGAACATGCCCTCCGGTGCCGCAGCGCGGCCTGCTGACGTATTCACCATTTACGGCGGCAAGACTGTTGAGGTTCTGAACACAGACGCTGAGGGGCGTTTGGTGATGGCCGACGGCATCGTTGCTGCCAGCTTGGAGAAGCCGGACGCCATCATTGACGTCGCAACCCTGACCGGCGCGCAGCTCATCGCCCTCGGGTTGCGCACTGCCGGCGTCATGGGATCCGATTCCGTCACGGCAGCGCTGAAGTCGGCGGCCGACAGGGCGGGCGAACTGGTGTGGCCGATGCCGCTCCCCGAAGAACTCCGGCCCAGCCTGGACTCGCAGGTTGCGGACCTCGCCAACATCGGTGAGCGCAACGGCGGCATGATGACCGCAGCTGTCTTCCTTCGTGAATTCGTGGGCAAGAACGACGACGGCCAGCAGATCCCGTGGGCCCACGTTGATATCGCCGGCCCGTCGTTCAACAACGGCGCCCCGTATGGTTACACGCCCAAGCAGGGAACCGGATGCACCGTCCGCACCCTGGTTGCCTACGCTGAGGATCTCTTGGCGGTCTCCGCCTAG
- a CDS encoding putative protein of unknown function (DUF75) (identified by match to protein family HMM PF01908), with amino-acid sequence MPSDVMSPGVMCWVPEPPRTLSLRKEHAVFERISGSLLDPESLYARNIETFHSPELRGLNMVMGFTGFADAGHVVRQINAELLDELGAEVVAMFDADQLIDYRSRRPHISFVEDHLQDYQAPKLGLYKLNDGLGQPFLLLAGFEPDLQWERFSRAVVGIVEELDVNLVTWIHSIPMPVPHTRPVGVTVHGNMPDLIEGISSWKPTVDVPAAIGHILELRLTEAERNVAGYVIHVPHYLSEAEYPPAAVAGLEYLGAATSLMLPTDRLREAGREVGRQIAEQIEASEEVQAVVTNLETRYDEKSEGIVRRSLLADENDELPNAEDIGAAVEAYLARKDSAQ; translated from the coding sequence GTGCCCAGCGATGTTATGTCGCCGGGTGTCATGTGCTGGGTACCGGAACCTCCCCGAACTTTGTCATTGCGAAAGGAACACGCCGTGTTTGAACGGATATCCGGCTCCCTCCTGGACCCCGAATCGCTGTACGCGCGAAACATCGAGACCTTCCACAGCCCCGAGCTTCGCGGGTTGAACATGGTCATGGGATTCACGGGCTTTGCCGATGCCGGTCACGTGGTCCGGCAGATCAATGCGGAACTGTTGGACGAACTGGGCGCCGAGGTGGTGGCCATGTTCGATGCCGACCAACTCATCGACTACCGTTCCAGGAGGCCCCACATCAGCTTTGTGGAGGACCATCTGCAGGACTATCAGGCGCCAAAGCTCGGGCTGTACAAGCTGAACGACGGTCTCGGCCAACCTTTCCTGTTGCTTGCCGGCTTCGAGCCCGACCTGCAGTGGGAGCGCTTCTCGCGTGCCGTCGTCGGAATCGTGGAAGAACTCGACGTCAACCTGGTGACCTGGATCCATTCCATCCCCATGCCCGTTCCGCACACGCGGCCTGTCGGGGTGACGGTCCACGGCAACATGCCGGACCTCATTGAGGGAATATCGAGTTGGAAGCCCACCGTGGATGTTCCTGCCGCCATTGGACACATCCTGGAACTCCGGCTCACCGAAGCGGAGCGCAACGTAGCTGGCTACGTTATCCACGTCCCTCATTACCTTTCCGAAGCTGAGTACCCGCCGGCCGCAGTCGCCGGTTTGGAATACCTGGGGGCGGCAACTTCCCTCATGCTGCCGACGGACAGGCTCCGGGAAGCCGGCCGTGAAGTGGGCCGCCAGATCGCCGAGCAGATCGAAGCTTCCGAAGAAGTGCAGGCAGTAGTGACTAATCTTGAGACGCGCTACGACGAGAAATCCGAGGGCATTGTCCGCCGCTCGCTGCTGGCCGACGAAAATGATGAACTGCCTAATGCCGAGGACATTGGTGCAGCCGTCGAGGCGTACTTGGCCCGTAAAGACTCGGCTCAATAA
- a CDS encoding putative major facilitator superfamily (MFS) transporter (identified by match to protein family HMM PF07690), translating into MNAPRAWLIWTIGVFAYLVAVAQRTSFGVAGLEATERFHASAAAISFFTVLQLLVYAGLQIPVGVLVDRFGSRAMVAGGAVLMGLGQLQLAFADSVPGGVLGRVLVGAGDAMTFISVIRLVPLWFAPAKVPLVTQLTGMCGQLGQLFSVVPFALLLHNAGWTPAFLTLAAMSVLAVVLVLAVLRDAPPGHPPRESGQGLRATGISLSRAWKQPGTRLGLWSHFTVQFSGNLFAMTWGYPFLLSAQGLDAGTVSGLMALFVATAIVAGPGFGRFVSRHPMRRSAMVLLIALATTMAWAAVLVLPERAPLWLLAILVVVLAVGGPGSMIGFDFARTFNPSHRIGTATGIVNVGGFIAALVAIYLIGVVLDVLYASGFSDGDLYGLAPFRIALSVQFILLALGTVLILATRRKVRRQMASQGIHVQPLMAALARQRRERIERRRASRPVSADDQ; encoded by the coding sequence GTGAATGCTCCCCGCGCCTGGCTCATCTGGACGATCGGCGTGTTCGCCTACCTCGTGGCGGTTGCGCAGCGAACCTCTTTTGGTGTCGCAGGGCTGGAAGCCACTGAGCGTTTTCATGCCAGTGCCGCTGCCATCTCCTTTTTCACGGTGCTTCAACTCCTGGTTTACGCAGGGCTGCAGATTCCCGTCGGCGTCTTGGTGGACAGGTTCGGTTCGCGGGCCATGGTGGCCGGCGGGGCCGTGCTCATGGGGCTGGGGCAGCTCCAGTTGGCTTTCGCGGACAGTGTTCCCGGTGGCGTCCTGGGCCGGGTCCTGGTGGGAGCCGGCGACGCGATGACCTTCATTTCGGTGATCCGCCTGGTCCCCTTGTGGTTCGCACCTGCCAAGGTTCCGCTGGTCACACAGCTGACCGGCATGTGTGGCCAGCTCGGCCAGCTCTTCAGCGTGGTTCCGTTTGCGCTGCTTCTTCACAACGCCGGATGGACCCCCGCGTTCCTCACCCTGGCCGCCATGTCCGTGCTGGCGGTGGTCCTGGTGCTCGCAGTGCTACGGGACGCCCCACCCGGGCACCCGCCACGGGAATCCGGCCAGGGTCTCCGCGCTACCGGCATCTCGCTGTCCCGCGCATGGAAGCAGCCTGGAACCCGGCTGGGGCTCTGGAGCCACTTCACCGTGCAGTTCAGCGGCAACCTTTTCGCCATGACCTGGGGCTATCCCTTCCTGTTGTCTGCGCAGGGACTTGATGCAGGTACCGTTTCCGGCCTCATGGCACTCTTCGTGGCCACGGCCATTGTTGCCGGCCCTGGGTTTGGCCGGTTCGTCTCAAGGCATCCCATGCGAAGATCTGCCATGGTCCTGCTGATTGCGTTGGCGACCACCATGGCTTGGGCTGCAGTGCTGGTTCTTCCCGAGCGCGCGCCGCTGTGGCTCCTGGCCATTTTGGTGGTGGTGCTGGCCGTGGGTGGGCCCGGATCCATGATTGGATTCGACTTCGCCAGGACATTCAACCCTTCGCACCGGATCGGTACGGCAACGGGCATCGTCAACGTTGGCGGTTTTATTGCGGCGCTCGTCGCCATCTACCTCATCGGCGTGGTCCTCGACGTCCTGTATGCCAGCGGGTTTTCCGACGGTGATCTTTACGGGCTCGCACCGTTCCGAATCGCCCTCAGTGTCCAGTTCATACTCCTTGCCCTTGGTACGGTGCTCATCCTGGCGACGCGGCGGAAGGTGCGCCGCCAGATGGCCTCCCAAGGAATCCACGTACAGCCGCTGATGGCCGCCCTTGCCAGGCAGCGCCGGGAAAGGATTGAGCGGCGGCGTGCTTCACGGCCCGTTTCGGCGGACGACCAGTAA
- the rpoD gene encoding RNA polymerase sigma (70) factor RpoD (identified by match to protein family HMM PF00140; match to protein family HMM PF04539; match to protein family HMM PF04542; match to protein family HMM PF04545; match to protein family HMM TIGR02393; match to protein family HMM TIGR02937): MTPSSVEKEPAAQAELSAEEKKAATSAKRAATRAANKASEGDSDKPAPKKRGPKPGAKAAAEAANKSSGSDSEETSGEDEDFDPAAAEEVEVGEDDVEDGATATKDKAAPSGSGFVYSDADDDDAPVQQVMSAGATADPVKDYLKQIGKVALLNAEQEVDLALRIEAGLFAEEKINADDGSMDPKLKRELEFVIHDGKRAKNHLLEANLRLVVSLAKRYTGRGMLFLDLIQEGNLGLIRAVEKFDYTKGFKFSTYATWWIRQAITRAMADQARTIRIPVHMVEVINKLARVQRQMLQDLGREPTPEELALELDMTPEKVVEVQKYGREPISLHTPLGEDGDSEFGDLIEDSEAVVPADAVSFTLLQEQLHSVLDTLSEREAGVVAMRFGLTDGQPKTLDEIGKVYGVTRERIRQIESKTMSKLRHPSRSQVLRDYLD; the protein is encoded by the coding sequence GTGACTCCGTCTTCCGTCGAGAAGGAACCCGCCGCCCAGGCCGAACTGTCCGCTGAGGAAAAGAAGGCGGCAACATCGGCAAAGCGCGCCGCGACCCGTGCTGCCAACAAGGCCTCAGAGGGCGACTCTGACAAGCCGGCACCCAAGAAGCGTGGACCCAAGCCCGGCGCGAAGGCCGCAGCTGAAGCCGCGAACAAGTCCTCAGGCTCCGACTCTGAGGAGACCAGCGGCGAGGATGAAGACTTTGATCCCGCAGCTGCCGAGGAAGTCGAAGTCGGAGAAGATGACGTCGAGGACGGCGCCACGGCCACCAAGGACAAGGCAGCTCCGTCCGGTTCGGGATTCGTCTACTCGGATGCCGACGACGATGACGCCCCTGTCCAGCAGGTCATGTCGGCCGGTGCTACAGCAGACCCCGTCAAGGACTACCTGAAGCAGATCGGCAAGGTTGCACTGCTGAACGCAGAGCAGGAAGTCGACCTCGCCCTCCGGATTGAGGCCGGCCTCTTTGCCGAGGAAAAGATCAACGCTGACGACGGGTCCATGGATCCCAAGCTCAAGCGTGAACTTGAATTCGTCATCCACGACGGCAAGCGCGCCAAGAACCACCTGCTCGAAGCTAACTTGCGCCTCGTCGTTTCCTTGGCCAAGCGCTACACCGGCCGCGGCATGCTCTTCCTCGACCTGATTCAGGAAGGCAATCTGGGCCTTATCCGCGCTGTGGAGAAGTTCGACTACACCAAGGGCTTCAAGTTCTCCACCTACGCAACATGGTGGATCCGCCAGGCCATTACCCGTGCCATGGCAGACCAGGCCCGCACCATTCGTATTCCGGTGCACATGGTGGAAGTCATCAACAAGCTGGCCCGCGTACAGCGCCAAATGCTTCAGGACCTCGGCCGTGAACCGACGCCTGAGGAGCTGGCGCTCGAACTGGACATGACGCCCGAGAAGGTTGTTGAAGTTCAGAAGTACGGACGTGAGCCCATTTCGCTGCACACCCCGCTGGGCGAGGACGGTGACTCGGAATTCGGTGACCTGATTGAGGACTCGGAGGCCGTTGTTCCTGCCGACGCCGTTAGCTTTACGCTGCTTCAGGAGCAGTTGCATTCAGTTTTGGACACCTTGTCCGAGCGTGAAGCCGGAGTGGTGGCAATGCGCTTCGGCCTGACCGATGGCCAGCCGAAGACTTTAGACGAAATCGGCAAGGTCTACGGCGTCACGCGTGAGCGTATCCGCCAGATCGAATCCAAGACCATGTCCAAGCTGCGCCACCCGTCCCGCTCGCAGGTCCTGCGCGACTACCTGGACTAA